A region of Paraburkholderia sp. BL23I1N1 DNA encodes the following proteins:
- the ssuC gene encoding aliphatic sulfonate ABC transporter permease SsuC, whose product MAQSSVSAGRSTNLGTNPRTNAGTSAGAAPAAPRGAGLDVLRRIGGHLAPWLAPLAILLAWEFAARSGILSTRVLPEPLAVVKAAWSLIQSGEMWADVKVSTWRAVSGFAIGGGIGLVLGLATGLFKPAEIALDSTVQMVRNIPALAMIPLVILWFGIEEEAKVFLVALGVFFPIYVNTFHGIRSVDANLIEMARSYGVKGFALYRHVILPGALPSILVGVRFAFGLMWVTLIVAETISAQSGIGYMTMNAREFLQTDVVVVGILLYAALGKLADVLAKSLERVSLRWHPAYQRGAKT is encoded by the coding sequence ATGGCTCAATCTAGTGTGAGTGCGGGACGAAGTACAAACCTGGGCACAAACCCGCGCACAAACGCAGGCACAAGCGCGGGCGCGGCACCTGCCGCGCCGCGGGGCGCAGGTCTCGACGTATTGCGCCGCATCGGTGGGCATCTCGCGCCGTGGCTCGCGCCGCTGGCGATTCTGCTGGCGTGGGAATTCGCGGCGCGGAGCGGCATTCTCTCCACGCGCGTGCTGCCCGAACCGCTCGCGGTCGTGAAGGCCGCGTGGTCGCTGATCCAGTCCGGCGAAATGTGGGCGGATGTGAAGGTCAGCACGTGGCGCGCGGTGTCCGGCTTTGCGATCGGCGGCGGCATCGGACTCGTGCTCGGCCTCGCAACGGGTCTCTTCAAACCCGCCGAAATCGCGCTCGATTCGACGGTGCAGATGGTCCGCAACATTCCCGCGCTGGCGATGATCCCGCTCGTGATCCTGTGGTTCGGTATCGAGGAAGAGGCAAAGGTATTTCTCGTCGCGCTCGGCGTGTTCTTTCCGATCTACGTGAACACGTTTCACGGCATCCGCTCGGTCGACGCCAATCTGATCGAAATGGCGCGGAGTTACGGCGTGAAGGGTTTCGCACTGTACCGCCATGTGATTCTGCCGGGCGCGTTGCCGTCGATTCTGGTCGGCGTGCGTTTCGCGTTCGGGCTGATGTGGGTCACGCTGATCGTCGCTGAAACCATCTCCGCGCAGTCGGGCATCGGCTACATGACGATGAATGCACGCGAATTCCTGCAAACCGATGTGGTGGTAGTGGGCATCCTGCTGTACGCGGCGCTCGGCAAACTCGCCGACGTGCTGGCCAAGAGTCTCGAGCGCGTGTCGCTGCGCTGGCATCCGGCCTATCAACGAGGAGCGAAAACATGA
- a CDS encoding ATP-binding cassette domain-containing protein: protein MSATTLSASFGGIAGSDLEAELAQPRTVDHDADEAAGFDRADPARDQHRVGVVPLAAGASARNDASRSADYSVELRGVGKQYGERQVLADFDLSIERGSFVAIVGRSGCGKSTLLRLVAGLEKTTSGVLEKRAEDGRPLDTRIMFQDARLLPWKSVLQNVMVGLGRSARDDARAVLDEVGLLERANDWPAQLSGGQRQRVALARALVHRPQLLLLDEPLGALDALTRIEMHALIERLWREHQFTALLVTHDVHEAVALGDRILLIEEGRIALDQPVPLARPRARASAGFAALEELVLQRVLKTAPNDDALSHRADDARNEGRLTRPTDVRWAV, encoded by the coding sequence ATGAGCGCAACGACCTTGTCGGCATCGTTCGGCGGTATCGCGGGCAGCGATCTCGAAGCCGAACTGGCGCAACCGCGCACCGTCGATCACGACGCGGACGAGGCTGCCGGCTTCGACCGCGCGGACCCGGCGCGCGATCAGCATCGCGTGGGCGTCGTGCCCCTGGCGGCGGGGGCATCGGCGCGCAACGACGCAAGCCGGTCCGCCGATTATTCGGTCGAGCTGCGCGGCGTCGGCAAGCAGTATGGCGAGCGCCAGGTGCTGGCCGATTTTGATCTGTCGATCGAGCGCGGCAGCTTCGTGGCCATTGTCGGCCGCAGCGGTTGCGGGAAATCGACCTTGCTGCGTCTGGTCGCGGGTCTGGAAAAGACCACGTCGGGCGTGCTCGAAAAGCGTGCCGAAGACGGCCGGCCGCTCGACACCCGCATCATGTTTCAGGACGCGCGGCTCCTGCCCTGGAAGAGCGTGCTGCAAAACGTGATGGTCGGCCTCGGCCGCAGCGCCCGTGACGATGCGCGCGCCGTGCTCGACGAAGTCGGTCTGCTGGAGCGCGCCAACGATTGGCCCGCGCAGCTTTCGGGCGGTCAGCGTCAGCGGGTGGCGCTCGCGCGTGCGCTGGTGCATCGGCCGCAATTGCTGCTGCTGGACGAACCGCTCGGCGCGCTCGACGCGTTGACGCGCATCGAAATGCACGCGCTGATCGAGCGCTTGTGGCGCGAACATCAATTTACCGCGCTGCTGGTGACGCACGACGTGCATGAAGCCGTCGCGCTAGGCGACCGGATTCTGCTGATCGAAGAGGGTCGCATCGCGCTCGATCAGCCGGTGCCGCTTGCTCGTCCGCGGGCGCGTGCGTCGGCCGGTTTTGCCGCGCTGGAAGAACTTGTGTTGCAACGCGTACTGAAGACGGCGCCGAACGACGATGCGCTGTCCCATCGCGCTGATGACGCACGTAACGAGGGCCGCCTCACGCGGCCGACAGACGTTCGCTGGGCCGTCTGA
- a CDS encoding alpha/beta fold hydrolase — translation MNFVTTRDGAQIYYKDWGSGRPVVFSHGWPLDADAWDAQMLFLVQKGYRVIAHDRRGHGRSSQTAHGNDMDTYADDLAAVIDALDLKGATLVGHSTGGGEISHYVGRHGTKRVARMVLIGAVPPIMVKTEANPTGLPMSVFDGIRTNTANNRSQFFKDLAVPFYGYNRPNAKVQQGVIDEFWREGMMGSVLGQYECIKQFSEVDYTPDLKKIDVPTLILHGDDDQIVPLDDSGRKSAQIIKNATLKVYPGAPHGMCTTEADRVNADLLAFLES, via the coding sequence ATGAACTTCGTAACGACCAGGGACGGCGCACAGATTTACTACAAGGATTGGGGCTCGGGCCGCCCAGTCGTGTTCTCGCATGGCTGGCCGCTCGACGCCGATGCGTGGGACGCGCAAATGCTGTTTCTGGTGCAGAAGGGCTATCGCGTGATCGCTCACGATCGCCGGGGACACGGCCGTTCGAGCCAAACCGCGCACGGTAACGACATGGACACCTACGCGGACGATCTTGCTGCCGTCATCGACGCACTCGATCTCAAGGGCGCCACGCTCGTCGGCCACTCCACGGGGGGCGGGGAAATCTCCCACTACGTCGGCCGTCATGGAACGAAACGAGTTGCCAGGATGGTCCTGATCGGCGCAGTGCCGCCGATCATGGTGAAGACCGAGGCCAATCCGACGGGGCTGCCCATGTCGGTCTTCGACGGTATTCGCACCAACACCGCGAACAACCGGTCGCAGTTTTTCAAGGACCTCGCGGTGCCGTTCTACGGCTATAACCGGCCCAATGCAAAAGTCCAGCAAGGTGTGATCGACGAATTCTGGCGCGAAGGGATGATGGGCTCGGTGCTCGGTCAATACGAGTGCATCAAGCAATTCTCCGAGGTCGACTACACGCCGGATCTCAAGAAGATCGATGTACCGACGCTGATCCTGCATGGCGATGACGATCAGATCGTGCCGTTGGATGACTCCGGGCGTAAGTCGGCGCAAATCATCAAGAACGCCACGCTCAAGGTTTACCCGGGCGCACCTCACGGCATGTGCACGACGGAAGCGGATCGCGTCAATGCCGATCTTCTGGCCTTCCTCGAGTCGTAA
- the ssuD gene encoding FMNH2-dependent alkanesulfonate monooxygenase, translating to MNVFWFIPTHGDSRYLGTSQGARTADYDYFQQIAVAADTLGYEGVLLPTGRSCEDAWVVASSLIAATKRLKFLVAIRPGISSPGLAARMAATFDRLSNGRLLINVVTGGDSAELEGDGVFVDHDTRYEITDEFLHIWRKLLSAAHTNDAIDFNGKHLTSKGGKALYPPVQNPHPPLWFGGSSVAAHDIAADHIDTYLTWGEPPAAVAKKIADIRARAEARGRKIKFGIRFHVIVRETEEEAWAAADKLISKLDDDTISRAQASFSKMDSEGQRRMAALHGGKRGGRAELEVYPHLWAGVGLVRGGAGTALVGNPEQVAALMNQYAALGIDTFILSGYPHLEESYRFAELVFPLLPGRQIKSSGGPLSGPFGEIVGNNYLPKAASSS from the coding sequence ATGAATGTGTTCTGGTTCATTCCGACTCACGGCGACAGCCGCTATCTCGGCACGTCCCAAGGCGCACGCACAGCCGATTACGACTACTTCCAGCAGATCGCCGTCGCCGCCGATACGCTCGGCTACGAGGGCGTGCTGCTGCCGACCGGCCGCTCGTGCGAAGACGCATGGGTCGTCGCATCGAGCCTGATTGCCGCGACCAAACGTCTGAAGTTTCTGGTGGCGATCCGTCCGGGTATTTCGTCACCGGGTCTGGCGGCGCGCATGGCGGCGACCTTCGACCGGTTGTCGAATGGACGTCTGCTGATCAACGTCGTAACGGGTGGCGATTCGGCCGAACTGGAAGGCGACGGCGTGTTCGTCGATCACGACACGCGCTATGAAATCACCGACGAATTCCTGCATATCTGGCGCAAGCTGCTCAGCGCCGCGCACACCAACGACGCAATCGATTTCAACGGCAAGCATTTGACCTCGAAGGGCGGCAAGGCGCTGTATCCGCCGGTGCAGAACCCGCATCCGCCGCTATGGTTCGGCGGTTCGTCGGTGGCTGCGCACGACATCGCGGCCGATCACATCGATACGTATCTGACGTGGGGCGAGCCGCCCGCGGCCGTCGCGAAGAAGATCGCCGACATTCGCGCCCGTGCCGAAGCGCGTGGCCGCAAGATCAAGTTCGGCATTCGCTTTCACGTGATCGTGCGCGAGACCGAAGAAGAAGCATGGGCCGCCGCGGACAAGCTGATCAGCAAGCTCGACGACGACACCATATCCCGTGCGCAGGCATCGTTTTCGAAGATGGATTCCGAAGGACAGCGCCGCATGGCCGCATTGCACGGCGGCAAGCGCGGCGGCCGCGCGGAACTCGAGGTCTATCCGCATCTGTGGGCGGGCGTGGGGCTCGTGCGTGGCGGTGCGGGCACGGCGCTGGTCGGCAATCCCGAGCAGGTGGCGGCGCTGATGAACCAGTATGCGGCGCTCGGCATCGACACGTTCATTCTGTCCGGCTATCCGCATCTCGAAGAGTCGTATCGCTTCGCCGAACTGGTGTTTCCGTTGCTGCCGGGCCGTCAAATCAAGAGTTCGGGCGGTCCGCTGTCGGGACCGTTCGGCGAGATCGTGGGCAACAACTATCTGCCGAAAGCGGCGAGTTCGAGCTGA
- a CDS encoding IS30 family transposase produces the protein MQKRRTYQQLQPEERMTIASMKQQGSSVRAMARTLGRPASTVSRELTRNTCSAVGDASSPAHTLSTSQREAARPCPKLHPQSVSWRVVLTLLEWKWSPQQISGTLKRMWPNDPTQHVSHETIYTTIYAQPRGELRRQLIACLRHGHSTRMSRKRGTDRRGQIPDMVSIHVRPPEVDDRVMPGHWEGDFIKGAGNQSSVGVLVERSSRLVLLAKMEDATAASALAGFTAKLNSIAAPLRQSFAYDQGKEMTRHQELSAATGVHVYFCDPHSPWQRGTCENTNGLLRQYLPKGTDLSIYSQDELDAIADSLNSRPRATHAFHSPFEVFERMLATASITSASIH, from the coding sequence ATGCAAAAAAGAAGAACGTATCAACAGCTTCAGCCTGAAGAGCGCATGACCATTGCAAGCATGAAGCAGCAGGGTTCGAGTGTTCGGGCCATGGCCCGAACACTCGGGCGCCCGGCATCAACTGTGAGCCGCGAGCTGACCAGAAACACCTGTTCTGCCGTGGGCGATGCGTCTTCGCCGGCGCACACGCTCAGCACGAGCCAACGCGAGGCTGCGCGCCCATGTCCCAAGCTGCACCCGCAAAGCGTGTCGTGGCGCGTCGTACTCACCCTGCTGGAATGGAAGTGGTCGCCCCAGCAGATCTCAGGTACCCTCAAGCGCATGTGGCCCAACGATCCGACCCAGCACGTCTCGCACGAAACCATCTACACCACCATCTACGCGCAGCCACGCGGCGAGCTGCGCCGCCAGCTGATCGCCTGTCTGCGCCACGGCCACAGCACGCGTATGTCACGCAAGCGGGGCACTGACCGGCGCGGCCAGATCCCCGACATGGTGAGCATCCATGTGCGCCCGCCTGAGGTCGACGACCGGGTGATGCCAGGCCATTGGGAAGGCGACTTCATCAAGGGCGCCGGCAACCAGTCTTCCGTCGGCGTGCTGGTTGAGCGCAGCAGTCGCCTGGTGCTGCTGGCGAAGATGGAAGACGCCACCGCCGCCTCGGCACTGGCGGGCTTCACTGCCAAACTGAATTCGATCGCCGCCCCACTGCGCCAGAGCTTCGCCTACGATCAGGGTAAGGAAATGACCCGGCATCAGGAGCTCAGCGCGGCCACCGGCGTGCACGTGTACTTCTGCGATCCGCACAGTCCATGGCAACGCGGTACCTGCGAGAACACCAACGGGCTGCTGCGGCAGTATCTGCCGAAGGGCACTGACCTCTCCATCTACAGTCAGGACGAACTCGATGCCATCGCCGACAGCCTCAACAGCCGGCCTCGCGCTACCCATGCATTTCATTCCCCATTCGAGGTCTTCGAACGTATGCTCGCAACCGCGTCGATAACCTCAGCTTCCATTCATTAG
- a CDS encoding enoyl-CoA hydratase/isomerase family protein has translation MSISASPAISDEVATYVANRIGFIELERPKALNALSTGMIRAMHAALDQWREDPGVLAVLVRSAHPRAFCAGGDVRFLYESAQRGEHDARDAFFTEEYRLNHAIFTYPKPYIALTNGVVMGGGMGISQGAHRTGGLRVVTHSTKMAMPETRIGLFPDVGASWFLARTPGALGRYLAVTGETIGAADALYAGLADAYIDDAALPALVDTLRSELFERGTDVVACVERETAAHQVVPAPEASLLASTRALIDRHFALPDMTQILASLEQEQEQGGEAADWAEQTIAVLRERSPLSMAVSLEVVTRAEGSMADVLRCDLDLTRTSFAQGDTIEGIRARIIDKDNAPRWRFARIEDVNAADVAAMFESPWPANEHPLRDLRA, from the coding sequence ATGTCCATTTCCGCCTCGCCCGCCATCAGCGACGAAGTCGCGACTTACGTAGCCAACCGCATCGGGTTCATCGAACTGGAAAGGCCGAAAGCGCTCAACGCGTTGTCGACCGGCATGATCCGCGCAATGCACGCCGCGCTCGATCAGTGGCGTGAGGATCCCGGCGTGCTTGCCGTCCTGGTGCGCAGCGCGCATCCGCGTGCGTTCTGCGCGGGCGGCGATGTCCGCTTTCTATACGAGTCGGCGCAGCGCGGCGAACACGACGCGCGCGATGCGTTTTTCACTGAGGAATACCGCCTCAATCATGCGATTTTTACCTACCCGAAGCCGTACATCGCGTTGACGAACGGCGTCGTGATGGGCGGCGGCATGGGAATTTCGCAGGGTGCGCATCGTACCGGCGGCCTGCGCGTGGTGACCCATTCGACAAAGATGGCGATGCCGGAGACCCGCATCGGTCTCTTTCCCGACGTCGGCGCGAGCTGGTTTCTGGCGCGCACACCCGGCGCGTTGGGCCGTTATCTGGCGGTCACCGGCGAAACGATCGGCGCAGCCGATGCGCTCTACGCAGGTCTCGCCGACGCCTATATCGACGACGCGGCATTGCCCGCGCTAGTCGATACGCTGCGCTCCGAACTGTTCGAACGTGGCACGGACGTGGTGGCGTGCGTCGAGCGCGAGACAGCCGCGCATCAGGTCGTGCCGGCACCCGAAGCTTCGCTGCTTGCGAGCACGCGTGCGTTGATCGACCGGCATTTCGCCTTGCCTGACATGACGCAAATTCTCGCTTCGCTGGAGCAGGAACAGGAGCAGGGCGGGGAGGCCGCCGATTGGGCCGAGCAGACGATCGCTGTGTTGCGCGAACGTTCGCCGTTGTCGATGGCTGTGTCGCTGGAAGTGGTGACGCGTGCCGAGGGTTCGATGGCGGATGTGTTGCGCTGCGATCTCGATCTGACGCGCACGAGCTTTGCGCAGGGCGACACGATCGAAGGGATTCGCGCGCGCATTATCGACAAGGACAACGCGCCGCGCTGGCGTTTCGCGCGCATTGAAGACGTGAATGCCGCCGATGTGGCGGCGATGTTCGAGAGCCCGTGGCCGGCAAACGAACACCCTTTGCGTGATCTGCGGGCTTAA
- a CDS encoding TetR/AcrR family transcriptional regulator — protein MGIAERKNRQKQALRERILDAARRIVMREGFAALSMRKIADAIEYSPATLYLHFASRDEIAQALCAEGYAQLLQTFVPLAQIADPTERLKALGRAYVAFGVAHRETYRLIFMEDPSYTGAALGGAAAAASASASAAGASKPLAALTDREASVEAVGITAAETAAAGSPASGQASLSPPKSDDDPDAAALTIMISAIEELKASGRLPAAMEVGVWAEAFWATLHGIVALNLTCPVFPSAPLDTVVGVALDAWLGTQDAGQLRGVTSASRSRKKKPAAADTQSDTQSDTKPATRPKAASA, from the coding sequence ATGGGAATCGCCGAACGAAAAAACCGTCAGAAACAGGCACTGCGCGAGCGCATCCTCGATGCCGCGCGGCGCATCGTGATGCGCGAAGGCTTTGCCGCGTTGTCAATGCGCAAGATTGCCGACGCCATCGAGTATTCGCCCGCCACGCTGTACCTTCACTTCGCAAGCCGCGATGAGATCGCCCAGGCGTTGTGCGCGGAAGGCTATGCGCAATTGCTGCAGACGTTCGTGCCGCTTGCGCAGATCGCCGATCCCACCGAGCGCTTGAAGGCGCTCGGGCGTGCTTATGTGGCATTCGGGGTCGCGCATCGGGAAACCTACCGGCTGATCTTCATGGAAGATCCGAGCTACACGGGCGCGGCACTGGGCGGCGCAGCGGCTGCGGCGTCTGCGTCTGCGTCTGCGGCGGGAGCGAGCAAGCCGTTGGCCGCGCTCACGGATAGGGAAGCGTCGGTCGAAGCAGTCGGAATCACGGCGGCAGAAACAGCGGCCGCGGGTTCTCCCGCGTCCGGACAAGCCAGCCTCTCGCCGCCGAAATCGGACGACGACCCCGACGCCGCCGCGTTGACCATCATGATCTCCGCAATCGAGGAGTTGAAAGCGTCGGGGCGCCTGCCCGCGGCGATGGAGGTGGGGGTATGGGCGGAGGCGTTCTGGGCGACCCTGCACGGCATCGTCGCGCTGAACCTCACCTGTCCCGTGTTTCCGAGCGCGCCGCTGGATACGGTGGTGGGTGTCGCACTCGATGCCTGGCTGGGTACACAGGACGCCGGGCAGCTGCGAGGTGTCACGAGCGCGTCCCGCTCGCGGAAAAAGAAGCCTGCCGCAGCGGATACCCAATCCGACACCCAATCCGACACCAAACCCGCCACGAGGCCCAAAGCCGCGAGTGCGTGA
- a CDS encoding DUF1488 domain-containing protein, which translates to MEIRFPADAPAYRDSNLTVVFPALVDGESVPCAISVEALEDHFGAYSEDPEGWMRAFDAGRPHIEAVAREHLQISNGTPVLLKSGHFPPGNVAV; encoded by the coding sequence ATGGAAATTCGGTTTCCCGCGGATGCGCCTGCTTACCGCGACTCCAATCTGACGGTTGTGTTTCCCGCGCTCGTGGACGGCGAATCGGTGCCGTGCGCGATCTCGGTCGAGGCGCTCGAGGATCACTTCGGCGCGTACTCAGAGGATCCCGAAGGCTGGATGCGCGCGTTCGACGCCGGGCGCCCGCATATCGAGGCGGTTGCGCGCGAACATTTGCAGATCAGCAATGGCACACCCGTGCTGCTCAAGAGCGGCCATTTCCCGCCGGGCAACGTTGCGGTTTAA
- a CDS encoding DUF6566 family protein — MEPKGLDMGDYQERYQDYDIEVAVEQVLTGVKAHFRVLRGDAVVVDWRLVHIDTLWSTEHAAAQAGFRAARETIDAGLAA, encoded by the coding sequence ATGGAGCCGAAGGGCCTCGACATGGGCGACTACCAGGAGCGCTATCAGGACTACGACATCGAAGTCGCGGTCGAACAGGTGCTGACCGGCGTCAAGGCGCATTTCCGGGTGTTGCGCGGCGACGCTGTGGTGGTCGACTGGCGGCTCGTGCATATCGACACTCTTTGGTCCACCGAGCATGCCGCGGCCCAGGCGGGCTTCAGGGCGGCGCGCGAAACGATCGATGCCGGCCTCGCCGCATAG
- a CDS encoding NAD-dependent epimerase/dehydratase family protein: protein MQALGTVGLFGAAGAAGQIIAAALSAAGRDYRVVGRSRAPLEAAFGHDPHAEIVTWNPDDPASIEAAAAGLQTVIYLVGMPYDQFASHPPLMEKTLAGVTVAGVERFILIGTVYPYGRARGNPISENHPREPHTFKGKMRLAQENLVLAAHGRASGASRLSTLVLRLPDFYGPGIERSLLNGVFEGAAHGKRAQMIGPVDVPHEFIYLPDIGPVVEKLTRSPDAYGRWWHLSGAGTITQRDVARQAYALAGREPKLMVAGKTMLRMLGLFNPMMRELVEMNYLMTEPVVLDDSALTKLIGPIAKTSYEEGIRHAFDAAREAASVSAAPHGDTAKAAKVV, encoded by the coding sequence ATGCAAGCCTTGGGAACAGTGGGATTATTCGGCGCCGCGGGCGCGGCAGGTCAAATCATTGCGGCCGCGCTGAGCGCGGCGGGCCGGGACTACCGGGTGGTCGGCCGCTCGCGCGCGCCGCTCGAGGCGGCTTTCGGCCATGACCCGCATGCGGAAATCGTCACGTGGAATCCGGACGATCCGGCTTCGATCGAGGCTGCGGCAGCCGGTTTGCAGACCGTGATCTATCTGGTGGGCATGCCCTACGATCAGTTCGCCTCGCATCCGCCGCTCATGGAAAAAACGCTCGCCGGCGTGACGGTCGCGGGTGTCGAGCGCTTCATTCTGATCGGCACCGTGTATCCGTACGGCCGCGCGCGCGGCAATCCGATTAGCGAAAATCATCCGCGTGAACCCCATACGTTCAAGGGCAAGATGCGGCTCGCGCAGGAAAATCTGGTGCTGGCGGCACACGGGCGCGCCAGCGGGGCGAGTCGCCTGTCGACGCTGGTGCTGCGCCTGCCGGATTTTTACGGCCCAGGCATCGAACGCAGTCTGCTGAATGGCGTGTTCGAGGGCGCGGCACACGGCAAGCGCGCGCAGATGATCGGGCCGGTGGATGTGCCGCACGAATTCATCTACCTGCCGGATATCGGACCGGTGGTCGAGAAGCTCACGCGTTCACCCGACGCATACGGCCGGTGGTGGCACCTGTCCGGCGCGGGGACGATCACGCAGCGGGACGTAGCGAGACAGGCCTATGCGCTCGCGGGCCGCGAGCCGAAGCTGATGGTCGCCGGCAAGACCATGCTGCGCATGCTCGGCCTTTTCAATCCGATGATGCGGGAACTGGTGGAGATGAACTACCTGATGACCGAACCGGTAGTGCTCGACGACTCGGCATTGACGAAGCTGATCGGCCCGATCGCAAAAACCTCATACGAGGAAGGTATCCGTCACGCTTTCGACGCAGCACGCGAGGCGGCATCCGTGAGCGCCGCCCCACATGGGGATACGGCAAAGGCGGCGAAGGTGGTGTGA
- the dusA gene encoding tRNA dihydrouridine(20/20a) synthase DusA, producing the protein MSSAQTPSPRRVSVAPMMDWTDRHCRSLHRVISRHTWLYTEMVTTGALLHGDVPRHLAFTPEEAPVALQLGGSEPDDLARSARLGEQWGYDEINLNCGCPSERVQRGAFGACLMNEPQLVADCVKAMRDAVSIPVTVKHRIGVDAVEEYAFVRDFVGTVADAGCNVFVVHARNAILKGLSPKENREIPPLKYEYAYQLKRDFPHLEIIINGGIKTLHEVETHLQHIDGVMLGREAYHNPYVLADVDARFYGSTDAPLTREQVEAKLIDYCAAEMACGTYLGAITRHALGLYRGEAGARGWRRVLSDSKRLAARDLSIFNEARQHLREPVEIFE; encoded by the coding sequence ATGTCTTCAGCTCAAACTCCCAGTCCGCGCCGCGTGAGCGTCGCCCCCATGATGGACTGGACCGATCGCCACTGTCGTTCGTTGCATCGCGTGATATCGCGGCATACGTGGCTCTACACCGAAATGGTCACCACCGGCGCGTTGCTGCACGGCGATGTGCCGCGCCATCTGGCGTTTACGCCCGAAGAAGCACCGGTTGCCTTGCAACTCGGCGGCAGTGAGCCCGACGACCTCGCGCGTTCGGCCAGGCTGGGCGAGCAGTGGGGCTATGACGAGATCAATCTGAACTGCGGCTGCCCGTCGGAGCGCGTGCAGCGGGGTGCGTTCGGCGCTTGCCTGATGAATGAGCCGCAACTCGTCGCCGATTGCGTGAAGGCAATGCGCGACGCCGTGTCAATCCCGGTGACGGTCAAGCACCGGATCGGCGTCGACGCGGTGGAAGAATATGCCTTCGTGCGCGACTTCGTCGGCACGGTCGCGGACGCCGGTTGCAATGTGTTCGTCGTGCACGCGCGCAACGCGATTCTCAAGGGCCTGAGCCCGAAAGAGAACCGCGAGATTCCGCCGCTCAAATACGAATACGCCTATCAGTTGAAGCGCGACTTTCCGCATCTGGAGATCATCATTAATGGCGGCATCAAGACGCTCCATGAAGTGGAGACGCATCTCCAGCACATCGACGGCGTGATGCTCGGGCGCGAGGCCTATCACAACCCCTATGTGCTGGCCGACGTCGATGCACGCTTCTACGGCTCCACGGATGCGCCGCTCACGCGCGAGCAGGTCGAGGCGAAGCTGATCGACTATTGCGCGGCTGAAATGGCGTGCGGCACGTACCTTGGTGCGATCACGCGTCATGCGCTCGGCCTCTACCGAGGTGAAGCCGGTGCGCGTGGATGGCGCCGTGTGTTGTCCGATAGCAAGCGTCTCGCGGCGCGCGATCTGAGCATCTTCAACGAGGCAAGACAGCATCTGCGTGAGCCCGTCGAAATTTTTGAATAA
- a CDS encoding DMT family transporter, which produces MPPYALLAIAIVAEVIATSAMRASEGFSRLWPATVVVIGYGIAFYCLSLTLKTIPVGIVYAVWSGAGIVLITLVAVVLYRQVPDVPAVIGLGLIIAGVAVLNMFSKMQAH; this is translated from the coding sequence ATGCCTCCTTACGCGTTGCTCGCCATTGCGATCGTCGCCGAAGTCATCGCGACCTCCGCTATGCGGGCGTCGGAAGGTTTTTCGCGGTTGTGGCCCGCAACGGTCGTGGTGATCGGCTACGGCATCGCGTTCTATTGCCTGTCGCTCACGCTCAAGACTATTCCGGTGGGCATCGTCTACGCGGTGTGGTCCGGCGCCGGCATTGTGCTGATTACGCTGGTCGCGGTCGTGCTGTACCGGCAGGTGCCTGACGTGCCGGCCGTCATCGGGCTCGGGCTGATCATTGCCGGGGTCGCCGTGTTGAACATGTTCTCGAAGATGCAGGCGCACTGA
- a CDS encoding molybdopterin-binding protein translates to MSISAINVRNQFKGKVKEIIRGPVVSEVDVDTPFGIVTSVITTRSVDELDLQVGSEVIALVKSTEVSIARL, encoded by the coding sequence ATGAGCATTTCCGCAATCAACGTACGCAATCAGTTCAAAGGCAAGGTCAAGGAAATCATCCGCGGGCCGGTGGTGTCCGAGGTCGATGTGGACACGCCGTTTGGCATCGTCACCTCGGTGATCACCACGCGCTCGGTCGACGAACTCGACTTGCAGGTCGGCTCGGAGGTGATCGCGCTGGTGAAGTCGACGGAGGTGTCGATCGCGCGTTTGTAG